One genomic window of Halolamina sediminis includes the following:
- a CDS encoding DNA polymerase sliding clamp, which produces MFKAIVSASTLRDSLDAVSVLVDECKIRLNEEELSIRAVDPANVGMVDLTLEAAAFESYEADGGVIGVNLTRLEEVAGMANADDLIHLELDEETRKLHIEVEGLSYTLALIDPDSIRKEPDIPDLDLPAEITLEGAQLNRGITAADMVSDHIRLRVDETDETFHIEAEGDTDDVDLQLESEDLIALTAGPADSLFSLDYLKDMNKAIASDAEVRVELGEEFPVKLHYEFAEGLGTVTFMLAPRIQSD; this is translated from the coding sequence ATGTTCAAGGCCATCGTGAGCGCGTCGACGCTCCGGGACTCCCTCGACGCCGTGAGCGTGCTGGTCGACGAGTGCAAGATCCGGCTGAACGAGGAGGAGCTGTCGATCCGCGCGGTCGACCCGGCCAACGTGGGCATGGTCGACCTCACCCTGGAGGCGGCGGCGTTCGAGTCCTACGAGGCCGACGGCGGCGTCATCGGCGTCAACCTCACGCGGCTGGAGGAGGTCGCCGGGATGGCCAACGCCGACGACCTGATCCACCTCGAACTCGACGAGGAGACCCGGAAGCTCCACATCGAGGTCGAGGGGCTCTCCTACACGCTGGCGCTGATCGACCCCGACTCGATCCGCAAGGAGCCGGACATCCCGGATCTGGACCTGCCGGCGGAGATCACGCTCGAGGGCGCGCAGCTCAACCGCGGGATCACCGCCGCCGACATGGTGAGCGACCACATCCGCCTGCGCGTCGACGAGACCGACGAGACGTTCCACATCGAGGCCGAGGGCGACACGGACGACGTGGACCTCCAACTGGAGTCCGAGGACCTGATCGCGCTGACTGCGGGGCCCGCGGACTCGCTGTTCAGCCTCGACTACCTGAAGGACATGAACAAGGCGATCGCCTCCGACGCCGAGGTTCGGGTGGAGCTGGGCGAGGAGTTCCCGGTGAAGCTGCACTACGAGTTCGCGGAGGGGCTGGGCACCGTGACGTTCATGCTCGCGCCGCGTATCCAGAGCGACTGA
- a CDS encoding HAD family hydrolase has product MRAVYFDCDGTLLTLDCSYDDLFETACDAVNVDATPDLQATYAEAFFEAFESFHPDPYRAGMAAAVESSDLDADPDALRDAYVDAEVAAATPADGARDAIEAFDGADTALGLLTNGVTDVQRRKLASVGLFDRFDVYLPSYEIEAHKPDPAIFEAARERLDAEEYVYVGDSLEHDALPAREAGFLAVHVDAEAESGIVRVDGLGTLARL; this is encoded by the coding sequence ATGCGCGCCGTCTACTTCGACTGCGACGGGACCCTCCTCACGCTCGACTGCTCCTACGACGACCTGTTCGAGACGGCCTGCGACGCCGTGAACGTCGACGCCACCCCGGACCTCCAAGCGACCTACGCCGAGGCGTTCTTCGAGGCGTTCGAGTCGTTCCACCCCGATCCCTATCGCGCCGGGATGGCCGCCGCCGTCGAATCCAGCGATCTCGACGCCGACCCCGACGCACTCCGGGACGCCTACGTCGACGCCGAAGTCGCTGCCGCCACCCCCGCCGACGGAGCCCGCGACGCGATCGAGGCGTTCGACGGCGCCGACACCGCGCTGGGCCTGCTCACCAACGGCGTGACCGACGTCCAGCGCCGGAAACTGGCCTCTGTCGGGCTGTTCGACCGCTTCGACGTCTACCTGCCGAGCTACGAGATCGAGGCGCACAAGCCCGATCCCGCGATCTTCGAGGCGGCACGGGAACGACTGGACGCCGAGGAGTACGTCTACGTCGGCGACTCGCTGGAGCACGACGCGCTACCCGCGCGGGAGGCCGGGTTCCTCGCGGTACACGTCGACGCGGAGGCCGAGTCGGGGATCGTGCGCGTCGACGGGCTTGGGACGCTCGCGCGGCTCTGA
- a CDS encoding histidine kinase N-terminal 7TM domain-containing protein yields MAFDLFPPWPVLGSIAGGAGALALAWRIRQHRGRPGVGWFLGVFAAQATWCLSYGFGLLVRDPSLRAALEATMWLGIVWTGVTFLGFALEYTGRSDVLRSRLFGAIVGFGIFSTVLVVTNPILGWFWTGFEIDPAFGVATVSYAFSPWAYLVVAVETVLVASAVFLLVDTLLSYGPLYRRESAAVALSSLPPGFALVAWTLEIGAVPQLQLAPLMFVPHLVLDAYAFDRAEMFERNPTTSRAAERTAIDDLADPIIVLSLDQYVVRLNPAAEGVLGVDAESVRDRPLAAFLDLPVGVDEAADGGESEDAPARETVEIDTSDGTGRRTYAVSTSPLTDPSGTRVGYTVVLSDVTVRERQRQRVEVLNRVLRHNLRNDLTVVLGYAETLAGRLDGEEREMVQHIEENARQLSDLGENARQVEAFLDAEETAFDAADLTRSVLRDVFSEAPDATVRTDIADTLPFHGVDRAFAAVVENLVENAIQHGDEPVTVSLTAGDAVARLVVTDAGPGIPEHEVAVLRSGGETALEHGSGLGLWSVHWGVTLLGATVDIDTPADGGTRVEVQFPMDEA; encoded by the coding sequence ATGGCGTTCGATCTCTTCCCTCCGTGGCCCGTCCTCGGCTCGATCGCCGGCGGAGCGGGGGCACTCGCGCTCGCGTGGCGGATCCGGCAACACCGAGGGCGACCCGGTGTCGGCTGGTTCCTCGGCGTGTTCGCCGCGCAGGCGACGTGGTGTCTCTCCTACGGGTTCGGCTTGCTCGTGCGGGATCCGTCGCTCCGGGCCGCGCTGGAGGCGACGATGTGGCTCGGGATCGTCTGGACTGGGGTCACCTTCCTCGGCTTCGCGCTGGAGTACACCGGCCGGAGCGACGTGCTCCGGAGCCGCCTGTTCGGGGCGATCGTCGGCTTCGGGATCTTCTCGACCGTGCTGGTGGTCACTAACCCAATCCTCGGGTGGTTCTGGACCGGGTTCGAGATCGATCCCGCCTTTGGCGTCGCGACGGTCTCGTACGCGTTCAGCCCGTGGGCGTACCTCGTCGTCGCCGTCGAGACCGTACTGGTCGCCAGCGCGGTCTTCCTTCTCGTGGACACCCTGCTCAGCTACGGCCCGCTCTACCGCCGGGAGAGCGCCGCCGTCGCGCTGAGCTCGCTGCCGCCGGGGTTCGCGCTCGTCGCGTGGACGCTGGAGATCGGCGCCGTGCCCCAGCTCCAGCTCGCGCCCCTGATGTTCGTCCCGCATCTCGTGCTGGACGCCTACGCGTTCGACCGAGCCGAGATGTTCGAGCGGAACCCGACGACGAGCCGCGCCGCCGAGCGGACCGCGATCGACGACCTCGCCGATCCGATCATCGTGCTCTCGCTCGATCAGTATGTCGTCCGGCTCAACCCCGCGGCCGAGGGGGTGCTGGGCGTCGATGCCGAAAGCGTGCGCGATCGTCCGCTCGCCGCGTTCCTCGACCTTCCGGTCGGCGTCGACGAGGCGGCCGACGGCGGCGAGAGCGAGGACGCCCCCGCCCGTGAGACGGTCGAGATCGACACCAGTGACGGGACGGGGCGCCGGACGTACGCGGTGTCGACGTCGCCGCTGACCGACCCCAGCGGGACCCGCGTTGGCTACACGGTCGTGCTCTCGGACGTGACCGTCCGGGAGCGTCAGCGCCAGCGCGTCGAGGTGCTGAACCGCGTGCTCAGACACAACCTCCGGAACGATCTCACCGTCGTACTCGGCTACGCCGAGACCCTCGCCGGCCGCCTCGATGGCGAGGAGCGCGAGATGGTCCAGCACATCGAGGAGAACGCTCGACAGCTGTCCGACCTCGGCGAGAACGCACGGCAGGTGGAGGCGTTTCTCGACGCCGAGGAGACCGCGTTCGACGCCGCCGATCTCACCCGCTCGGTGCTCAGGGACGTCTTCAGCGAGGCGCCCGACGCGACCGTTCGGACCGACATCGCCGACACGCTGCCGTTCCACGGCGTCGATCGCGCCTTCGCGGCGGTCGTCGAGAACCTCGTCGAGAACGCGATCCAGCACGGCGACGAGCCGGTGACGGTGTCGCTGACCGCCGGCGACGCTGTCGCCCGGCTCGTCGTGACCGACGCCGGCCCGGGGATCCCCGAACACGAGGTGGCGGTGCTGCGCTCGGGCGGGGAGACGGCGCTCGAACACGGCAGCGGGCTCGGTCTCTGGTCGGTCCACTGGGGCGTGACGCTGCTGGGGGCGACGGTCGACATCGACACGCCGGCCGACGGCGGCACGCGCGTCGAGGTGCAGTTCCCGATGGACGAGGCGTAG
- a CDS encoding DUF7474 family protein, whose translation MPRFDYPCPDCHAASSLHDAGCRFEGVEWQTVERAYADVLAPLSAGAREEDDLRDLAPEWDALHQAALSHLRRSGRVQPDTNGRLELLTAEAYREQVSEPTTDPMRTIYRRGSYPGCHDNAIFAMIAWYEMVGLTWPETREKVLEWLEESGTWARGGFEESSPAELVDSKRHVYEAGYGWKEKAQAAKHVIERHA comes from the coding sequence GTGCCGCGGTTCGACTACCCCTGTCCCGACTGCCACGCCGCCAGCAGCCTCCACGACGCCGGCTGTCGCTTCGAGGGCGTGGAGTGGCAGACCGTCGAGCGCGCCTACGCCGACGTGCTCGCGCCCCTGTCCGCCGGCGCCCGCGAGGAGGACGACCTCCGCGATCTGGCGCCGGAGTGGGACGCGCTCCACCAGGCCGCGCTCTCACACCTCCGCCGCAGCGGCCGGGTCCAGCCCGACACCAACGGTCGCCTCGAACTCCTGACCGCCGAGGCGTACCGCGAGCAGGTCTCCGAGCCGACTACCGATCCGATGCGGACCATCTACCGCCGGGGCTCCTACCCCGGCTGCCACGACAACGCGATCTTCGCGATGATCGCGTGGTACGAGATGGTCGGGCTGACGTGGCCCGAGACCCGCGAGAAGGTGCTCGAGTGGCTCGAGGAGTCCGGCACGTGGGCCCGTGGGGGGTTCGAGGAGTCCAGCCCGGCGGAGCTGGTCGACAGCAAGCGCCACGTGTACGAGGCAGGCTACGGCTGGAAAGAGAAGGCCCAAGCGGCGAAACACGTCATCGAGCGCCACGCCTGA
- a CDS encoding cation diffusion facilitator family transporter, which produces MASSTGVVLAALIANGAIAIMKFVGFLLTGSPSMLSETYHSISDTGNQVFLLIGIRYSKKDSSREHPFGYGKAQFFYAFLVSVLLFGIAGWESLNHGIHAIQTAGHVEAGKFTVPVVGARVETFWLNVVVLSGAIVFETWALAKANAELQRQMTEFGWGSIREAFDKTSDVTTLTAFTEDTIALAGAAIALVGVVLSRYTGNGIYDAISAAIIGLLLMGFAIALAWENKRLLLGESLPADVERELQSVVTDHPAVVHVDSFRTVFFGPQNAMVAVEVSVDPDLAAEAIDDAIHEIEADLEAVDSRVSTIYIEPKQ; this is translated from the coding sequence ATGGCTAGCAGCACTGGCGTCGTGCTGGCGGCGTTGATCGCCAACGGCGCCATCGCGATCATGAAGTTCGTCGGCTTCCTGCTGACCGGGAGCCCGTCGATGCTCTCCGAGACGTATCACTCCATCTCTGACACCGGCAATCAGGTGTTCCTCCTCATCGGCATCCGCTACTCGAAGAAGGACTCCAGCCGCGAGCACCCCTTTGGCTACGGGAAGGCCCAGTTCTTCTACGCCTTCCTCGTCTCCGTGCTCCTGTTCGGGATCGCGGGCTGGGAGAGCCTGAACCACGGGATCCACGCGATCCAGACCGCCGGCCACGTCGAGGCCGGGAAGTTCACCGTCCCCGTCGTCGGCGCCCGGGTCGAGACGTTCTGGCTCAACGTCGTCGTGCTCTCGGGGGCGATCGTGTTCGAGACGTGGGCACTGGCGAAGGCAAACGCCGAACTCCAGCGGCAGATGACCGAGTTCGGGTGGGGTTCGATCCGCGAGGCGTTCGACAAGACCAGCGACGTGACCACGCTGACGGCGTTCACCGAGGACACGATCGCGCTGGCGGGGGCGGCGATCGCGCTGGTCGGCGTCGTGCTCTCGCGGTACACGGGCAACGGCATCTACGACGCCATCTCCGCCGCGATCATCGGCCTCCTGCTGATGGGGTTCGCTATCGCGCTGGCGTGGGAGAACAAGCGCCTGCTGCTGGGTGAGAGCCTCCCGGCGGACGTCGAGCGCGAACTCCAGAGCGTCGTCACCGACCACCCGGCAGTCGTCCACGTCGACTCGTTCCGGACCGTCTTCTTCGGCCCCCAGAACGCGATGGTCGCCGTCGAGGTCAGCGTCGACCCGGACCTCGCGGCCGAGGCGATCGACGACGCGATCCACGAGATCGAGGCCGACCTCGAGGCCGTCGACAGCCGCGTCTCGACCATCTACATCGAGCCCAAACAGTGA
- a CDS encoding YfcE family phosphodiesterase — translation MLVVLSDTHRTEGTGLVGAAADAVDDADLVLHAGDFTTEAVLDAFHDVAERRSAGSQTQSDDAAADLRAVYGNRDSDAVTDRLPEATTLSYAGVRIAATHRQRGGATGLAMFGRERGADLVVSGHTHRPLVDQAGSVTLLNPGSHADPRGARQSFAVLEPTEDGLNGRLTTVGGETFDRFTVENE, via the coding sequence ATGCTCGTCGTGCTCTCCGACACCCACCGCACCGAAGGGACCGGGCTCGTCGGTGCTGCGGCCGACGCGGTCGACGACGCCGATCTGGTGCTCCACGCCGGCGACTTCACGACCGAGGCCGTCCTCGACGCGTTCCACGACGTCGCCGAGCGACGCTCGGCTGGCAGTCAGACGCAGTCTGACGACGCCGCGGCCGACCTGCGCGCGGTGTACGGCAACCGGGACAGTGACGCGGTGACCGACCGGCTGCCCGAGGCAACGACGCTCTCCTACGCGGGCGTCCGCATCGCCGCCACCCACCGCCAGCGCGGTGGGGCGACCGGGCTGGCCATGTTCGGGCGCGAACGCGGCGCCGACCTCGTCGTCTCGGGGCACACCCACCGCCCCCTCGTCGATCAGGCGGGGTCGGTGACGCTGCTCAACCCCGGGAGCCACGCCGACCCGCGGGGGGCGAGACAGTCGTTCGCCGTACTCGAACCGACGGAGGACGGACTGAACGGGCGACTCACGACGGTCGGCGGCGAGACGTTCGACCGCTTCACGGTCGAGAACGAGTAG
- a CDS encoding MutS-related protein, producing the protein MEFTAIPGVGEKTAASLAKLDDAEGALRRGDVAAIARSPDISEGRAAAIARGAIRREHGDDGGFLATDRAREIYDDALGLLQERAVTTYGEKRLATFFPSTERSRIEEVRTFATRAMERDPDPELLDALAGVEPLEPAEGIRVRERCVATADAERYAEAKEALPELPVEVIDDRRELGELGRSYSTVYVLDAEFAGIDVEGDVRVVPDALERPEEFVPERTLTFFADNRERLLAAAAVHEIAGTEPDCDLDSLRAALERVDEDGGIVGDEELDRLSVAVDDLDAAVSTAESVGNDHLRDAIGERDVTIEGTDFLSLVEQGARVDSLLSRELADDYDRAVELAREHVVESLDLDSGEAEFVERIFGGEPSFPLEHNEEAVSRLRTELTADRDRRANQLETELAAELRALREPVASMVDAALELDVELAVSRFARDFDCTMPTIAGEGFEIEGGRSPLLDVPFDEVDPVDYGVEGVTLLSGVNSGGKTSTLDLVGLLVVLAHMGLPVPAEDARVGQVSELHYYAKSQGTLDAGAFESTLREFGDLVEGADGRLVLVDELESITEPGASAKIIAGILEELHDQGASAVFVSHLADGIREAASFEVAVDGIEAVGLVDGELRVDRSPKKDHLARSTPELIVEKLAGDSDDGFYRDLLEKF; encoded by the coding sequence ATGGAGTTCACGGCCATCCCGGGGGTGGGGGAGAAGACGGCCGCCTCGCTGGCCAAACTCGACGACGCCGAGGGCGCGCTCCGGCGCGGCGACGTGGCCGCGATCGCCCGCTCGCCGGACATCTCCGAGGGCCGCGCCGCGGCGATCGCCCGCGGCGCCATCCGTCGGGAACACGGCGACGACGGCGGTTTCCTCGCCACCGACCGGGCGCGGGAGATCTACGACGACGCGCTCGGCCTGCTACAGGAACGGGCGGTTACCACGTACGGCGAGAAGCGGCTGGCGACCTTTTTCCCCAGCACCGAACGGTCCCGAATCGAGGAGGTCCGCACGTTCGCGACGCGGGCGATGGAGCGCGACCCCGACCCCGAACTGCTCGACGCACTCGCCGGCGTCGAACCGCTCGAACCCGCCGAGGGGATCCGGGTCCGGGAGCGTTGTGTCGCGACGGCCGATGCCGAGCGCTACGCCGAAGCGAAGGAGGCGCTGCCCGAACTGCCCGTCGAGGTGATCGACGACCGCCGCGAACTCGGCGAGCTCGGCCGCTCGTACTCGACGGTGTACGTGCTCGACGCGGAGTTCGCCGGCATCGACGTGGAGGGCGACGTGCGCGTCGTCCCGGACGCGCTGGAGCGCCCCGAGGAGTTCGTCCCCGAACGGACGCTCACGTTCTTCGCCGACAACCGCGAGCGGCTGCTCGCCGCCGCTGCGGTCCACGAGATCGCGGGCACGGAGCCGGACTGCGACCTCGACTCGCTGCGCGCGGCGCTCGAACGCGTCGACGAGGACGGCGGCATCGTCGGCGACGAGGAGCTCGATCGCCTCTCGGTGGCGGTCGACGACCTCGACGCCGCCGTGAGCACCGCGGAGTCGGTCGGCAACGACCACCTGCGGGACGCTATCGGCGAGCGCGACGTGACCATCGAGGGGACCGACTTCCTCTCGCTGGTCGAGCAGGGCGCCCGGGTCGACTCGCTGCTCTCCCGCGAACTGGCCGACGACTACGACCGGGCGGTCGAACTCGCCCGCGAGCACGTCGTCGAGAGCCTCGACCTCGATTCGGGCGAGGCGGAGTTCGTCGAGCGGATCTTCGGCGGCGAGCCCTCGTTCCCGCTGGAACACAACGAGGAGGCGGTCTCCCGGCTCCGGACCGAGCTGACCGCCGACCGGGATCGTCGGGCGAACCAGCTCGAGACCGAACTGGCGGCCGAACTTCGGGCGCTCCGCGAGCCCGTGGCGTCGATGGTCGACGCGGCGCTGGAGCTCGACGTGGAGCTGGCGGTGTCGCGGTTCGCCCGCGACTTCGACTGCACGATGCCCACCATCGCCGGCGAGGGGTTCGAGATCGAGGGCGGCCGCTCACCGTTACTGGACGTGCCGTTCGACGAGGTCGACCCCGTCGACTACGGCGTCGAGGGGGTGACGCTGCTCTCCGGGGTGAACTCCGGCGGCAAGACCTCCACGCTCGATCTCGTCGGGCTGCTCGTCGTGCTCGCGCACATGGGGCTGCCCGTGCCCGCCGAGGACGCCCGCGTCGGGCAGGTCTCGGAGCTGCACTACTACGCCAAGTCACAGGGCACCCTCGACGCCGGCGCGTTCGAGAGCACGCTCCGGGAGTTCGGCGACCTCGTGGAGGGCGCGGACGGTCGGCTCGTGCTCGTCGACGAGCTGGAGTCGATCACCGAGCCCGGCGCCTCCGCGAAGATCATCGCCGGCATCCTCGAAGAGCTCCACGACCAGGGGGCAAGCGCCGTGTTCGTCTCCCACCTCGCCGACGGCATCCGGGAGGCGGCGAGCTTCGAGGTGGCGGTCGACGGGATCGAAGCGGTCGGGCTGGTCGACGGCGAGCTCCGCGTCGACCGCTCGCCGAAGAAAGACCACCTCGCGCGGTCGACCCCCGAACTCATCGTCGAGAAGCTCGCGGGCGACAGCGATGACGGGTTCTACCGGGACCTGCTGGAGAAGTTCTGA
- a CDS encoding MGMT family protein has protein sequence MEDAGIYARESDVLGRPVQIAVASSQVIDASFPERIPDDAEPEHPILDRVFDYLDGDEDAFEDVETAITVPTDQRAVLDAVCQIPYGEVGNTRQVAHMANLNPDDEDDAQTVRTALRANPVPIFVPDHRVEDAPGATPDDVAATLRRIEE, from the coding sequence ATGGAAGACGCCGGCATCTACGCACGGGAGTCCGATGTCCTCGGCCGTCCGGTCCAGATCGCGGTGGCCAGCAGTCAGGTGATCGACGCGTCGTTCCCGGAGCGCATCCCGGACGACGCCGAGCCAGAGCACCCGATCCTGGACCGCGTGTTCGACTACCTCGACGGCGACGAGGACGCGTTCGAGGACGTGGAGACGGCGATCACCGTGCCGACAGACCAGCGCGCGGTGCTCGATGCGGTCTGTCAGATCCCCTACGGCGAGGTCGGCAACACGCGACAGGTCGCCCACATGGCGAACCTCAACCCGGACGACGAGGACGACGCCCAGACGGTCAGGACCGCGCTCCGGGCGAACCCCGTGCCGATCTTCGTCCCCGACCACCGCGTCGAGGACGCCCCGGGCGCGACGCCGGACGACGTGGCGGCGACGCTCCGCCGGATCGAGGAGTAG
- the trpC gene encoding indole-3-glycerol phosphate synthase encodes MNSNEVAPAVRSILDAARERPGGAERVAVEDARSLPAAFAAVEAEGRTPVVAEVKPTSPTTEGESDADPVELAEAMVAGGAAALSVLTEPDHFGGSVEHYERVREAVDVPVLRKDFLLEESQLDAVPADVVLLIARFLGDDLAPMIEAARERGMQVLVEVHSEAEVERAVAAGAEIVGVNNRDLAALEVDLRTFEEVAPAVPEDATLLAESGISTPAEARRMREAGADGLLIGTAIMDGDPRENTSEFVNA; translated from the coding sequence ATGAACAGCAACGAGGTGGCGCCCGCGGTGCGGTCGATCCTCGACGCCGCCCGCGAGCGCCCCGGCGGGGCCGAGCGCGTGGCCGTCGAGGACGCGCGGTCGCTCCCGGCGGCGTTCGCGGCCGTCGAGGCCGAGGGGCGGACCCCCGTCGTCGCCGAGGTGAAGCCGACCAGCCCGACGACCGAGGGCGAGAGCGACGCCGACCCCGTCGAACTGGCCGAGGCGATGGTCGCCGGCGGCGCCGCCGCACTCTCGGTGCTCACCGAGCCCGACCACTTCGGCGGCTCGGTCGAGCACTACGAGCGCGTCCGCGAGGCCGTCGACGTACCCGTGCTGCGCAAGGATTTCCTGCTGGAGGAGTCGCAGTTGGATGCGGTCCCAGCGGACGTGGTGTTGCTGATCGCGCGGTTCCTAGGCGACGACCTCGCGCCGATGATCGAGGCGGCACGCGAACGCGGGATGCAGGTGCTCGTTGAGGTCCACAGCGAGGCAGAGGTCGAGCGTGCGGTCGCGGCCGGCGCGGAGATCGTCGGCGTCAACAACCGCGATCTGGCGGCGTTGGAAGTCGATCTCCGAACGTTCGAGGAGGTCGCGCCCGCGGTGCCCGAGGACGCGACGCTGCTCGCGGAGTCGGGGATCTCGACGCCCGCCGAGGCGCGGCGGATGCGTGAGGCGGGCGCGGACGGCCTGCTGATCGGCACCGCTATCATGGACGGCGACCCACGAGAGAACACGAGCGAGTTCGTCAACGCATGA
- the trpB gene encoding tryptophan synthase subunit beta, which translates to MSSDSSADGKFGEYGGQYVPEALMPAIEELREAYERYVLENEDGFVDEFRERLRDFGGRPTPLQHAEHLSARYGRDIYLKREDLLHGGAHKLNNALGQVLLAKYMGKERIVAETGAGQHGTATAMAAAHLDMPCEIYMGETDIARQRPNVFRMRINGAELNPVTAGRGTLKEAISETMRDWATNVGDTHYVVGSVVGPAPFPEIVRDFQSVISEEARKQSREQFGALPDSVVACAGGGSNTMGAFAEFVDDDVDLLAVEAGGSSLAVDEEEGVAPNSASLSTGGQGVLHGARTKVLQDEWGQIVESHSVSAGLDYAGVGPELAHLVDEDRVTAVNVDDDAALEAFHRLSQEEGIIPALESSHALAYLEERLGPDTDSEASDEAAGLGDRIVVNLSGRGDKDLETVIEETDKRDIPNAPDMSEFAGGL; encoded by the coding sequence ATGAGTTCTGATTCATCTGCGGACGGGAAGTTCGGGGAGTACGGCGGCCAGTACGTGCCCGAGGCGCTGATGCCCGCGATCGAGGAGCTGCGGGAGGCCTACGAGCGCTACGTGCTGGAAAACGAGGACGGCTTCGTGGACGAGTTCCGAGAGCGCCTGCGCGACTTCGGTGGGCGGCCCACGCCGCTCCAGCACGCCGAGCACCTCTCGGCGCGCTACGGCCGGGATATCTACCTCAAGCGTGAGGACCTGCTCCACGGCGGCGCCCACAAGCTCAACAACGCCCTCGGGCAGGTGCTGCTCGCGAAGTACATGGGGAAAGAGCGGATCGTCGCCGAGACCGGCGCGGGCCAGCACGGCACCGCGACGGCGATGGCGGCGGCTCACCTCGACATGCCCTGCGAGATCTACATGGGCGAAACCGACATCGCCCGCCAGCGCCCCAACGTGTTCCGGATGCGTATCAACGGCGCCGAGCTCAACCCCGTCACCGCGGGCCGGGGGACGCTGAAGGAAGCCATCAGCGAGACGATGCGGGACTGGGCGACCAACGTCGGCGACACCCACTACGTCGTCGGCAGCGTGGTCGGGCCCGCGCCGTTCCCGGAGATCGTCCGGGATTTCCAGTCGGTGATCAGCGAGGAAGCGAGAAAGCAGTCGCGAGAGCAGTTCGGCGCGCTGCCGGACTCCGTCGTCGCCTGCGCCGGCGGCGGCTCGAACACGATGGGCGCGTTCGCCGAGTTCGTCGACGACGACGTCGATCTGCTCGCCGTCGAGGCGGGCGGTTCCTCGCTCGCGGTCGACGAGGAGGAGGGCGTCGCCCCGAACTCCGCCTCGCTCTCGACGGGCGGGCAGGGCGTGCTCCACGGCGCTCGCACGAAGGTGCTGCAGGACGAGTGGGGCCAGATCGTCGAGTCCCACTCCGTCTCCGCCGGCCTCGACTACGCGGGCGTCGGCCCGGAACTGGCCCACCTCGTCGATGAGGATCGCGTGACCGCGGTCAACGTCGACGACGACGCCGCGCTGGAGGCGTTCCACCGGCTCTCACAGGAGGAGGGGATCATCCCCGCGCTGGAGAGCTCTCACGCGCTGGCGTATCTGGAGGAACGCCTCGGTCCCGATACCGACTCGGAGGCCAGCGACGAGGCCGCCGGCCTCGGCGACCGGATCGTCGTGAACCTCTCCGGCCGCGGCGACAAGGACCTCGAAACCGTGATCGAGGAGACCGACAAGCGCGACATCCCGAACGCGCCGGACATGAGCGAGTTCGCGGGGGGACTATGA
- the trpA gene encoding tryptophan synthase subunit alpha produces MSGLADAFSDDDPAFIPYLAVGDPDIAASKQYVEALVEGGADCIELGLPFSEPIAEGPTIQQAVVRSLSGGITPEAYFEFVEDLDVDVPLVCMTYYNLLFRYGADSGTAAGGGDHTAPGPRPFVERAAEVGIDGFVVPDLPAEEADELRAACDEFGLDLVFIVAPTTTDERLDTIRERVSGYVYVQARLGVTGAQADVSDQTAESLARISDWEVPKAVGFGISSGDHAARVVSAGADGIIVGSALVDIVADGVENDRPTADVAADLREKAQELKQGALRGARESPEAEGK; encoded by the coding sequence ATGAGCGGGCTCGCCGACGCGTTCAGCGACGACGACCCCGCCTTCATCCCCTACCTCGCGGTCGGCGACCCCGACATCGCGGCCTCGAAGCAGTACGTGGAGGCGCTCGTCGAAGGCGGCGCCGACTGTATCGAACTGGGCCTCCCGTTCTCGGAGCCGATCGCGGAGGGGCCGACGATCCAGCAGGCGGTCGTCCGGTCGCTCTCGGGCGGGATCACCCCCGAGGCGTACTTCGAGTTCGTCGAGGACCTCGACGTGGACGTGCCGCTGGTCTGTATGACCTACTACAACCTCCTGTTCCGCTACGGCGCCGACTCCGGTACCGCGGCCGGCGGGGGCGACCACACCGCCCCCGGCCCGCGCCCGTTCGTCGAACGCGCCGCGGAGGTCGGCATCGACGGGTTCGTCGTTCCGGACCTGCCCGCCGAGGAGGCCGACGAGCTCCGGGCGGCCTGTGACGAGTTCGGCCTCGACCTCGTCTTTATCGTCGCGCCGACGACCACCGACGAGCGCCTCGACACCATCCGCGAGCGCGTCTCGGGCTACGTCTACGTGCAGGCCCGGCTGGGCGTCACGGGCGCGCAGGCGGACGTCTCCGATCAGACCGCCGAGAGCCTCGCTCGAATTTCGGACTGGGAGGTGCCCAAGGCCGTCGGCTTCGGCATCTCTTCGGGCGACCACGCCGCCCGGGTCGTCTCGGCGGGCGCCGACGGGATCATCGTCGGCTCCGCGCTCGTCGACATCGTGGCGGACGGGGTGGAGAACGACCGCCCGACCGCCGACGTGGCCGCCGACCTGCGGGAGAAAGCACAGGAGCTCAAGCAGGGCGCGCTCCGGGGCGCCCGAGAATCGCCGGAAGCGGAAGGAAAATAG